In Quercus robur chromosome 11, dhQueRobu3.1, whole genome shotgun sequence, the following proteins share a genomic window:
- the LOC126707343 gene encoding uncharacterized protein LOC126707343 isoform X1 yields the protein MTLAAASTQLHANPNPPFLLFSKRHIQVREFRVFRRRRLKQTTRSSLLRCSQFEFEDLFQSLVSRFPSVNSLEFIAPALGFAGGFALHRHSKDRLRHRGDSDVGEWILFTSPTPFSRFVFLRCPSVSFAGGEDANERLVKEDRHFVRLNKGRIVVRNEIESCSLELEFQRVCVSTEDGGVVSLDWPANLDLEKEHGLDTTLLLIPGSPQGSLDKNVRSFVAESLNRGCFPVVMNPRGCAGSPLTTARLFTAADSDDISTAIQFINKARPWTTLMAVGWEYGANMLTKYLAEAGENTPLTAATCIDNPFDLEEATRSSPYHMAIDQKLTGGLIDILRSNKELFQGKAKGFDVEKALLAKSVRDFEKAISMVSYGFEVLEDFYSESSTRDVVGNVKIPVLFIQNDDGTVPLFSIPRGLIAENPFTSLLLCSCMPSTVVASGTSVISWCQQLTIEWLTAVELGFLKGRHPLLKDVDVTINPSKGLALVESRSSDKNDEVDKLSDLTQPNALNGYSVDPIKGMLEDSDTVASSCLSSRRDSQENLEAEDAGLQEIENGALQQISSVDSELIKEEEVSSVDGERGQGLQTAQAVMNMLDITMPGTLTEERKQKVLTAVDQGETLVKALQDAVPEDVRERLTTAVTGILHTQDTSLNFNGLLDVSTGLKAKIQEKVGISGGEGLNTDHLSSDQIKRADELTDSLNDTQPGVDKPTGDLESDPSQLTRGDGVDISSSVKDTSESGNNDEYDESSKEKSATYLDNGEIGSVTDVKPTINEKKDQDGGIAQIVEKEENNNQETGDSSTDQGKVASSGITEEVTPGASSDTQPGVDKPTGDLESDLSQSTRGDGVERSGSVEDTSESGNNDEYDESSKEKSATYLDNGEIGSETDVKPTINEKNDQDGGIARIEEKEENNNQETGDSSTDQGKVASSSITEEVTPGTSSEADAMGNEGNDNLKRDNKSMQPVQDQTNSIMSDPSPSTFSVSQAFDTLTGMDDSTQVAVNSVFGVLENMITQLEEGSDDENGDKDRNDIKEKKTDSGSDQHSIIDDHKLDEEEKNENTQSIRSDNLDAPFVYNHHENSIHSQHDTRTGRVEEETTQNLNSSNGKSMDRSQGSKTNIRVAQYKNEKKDQLVGSKLLADNPDKIRHVNSIPLHITAYPYGTSLYTEYLRKYLLSKKHTKSLDVDATTSLLLDYFPEEGQWKLLEQPGNIGISTSDIATHYGVESQVEARSCAKAKDTNNFIEPSYVIFDTEKQPEPVAEYETMDHMNGKVEISDDRLEELMHFVKNIVINSLKVEVGRRLSAADMKEIILARELELVANAVSLAVGHDKEHIQLVEGKRSIQCTSEKLGTLQGELIIRAISSAVKDTSYLRKVLPIGVTIGSSLAALRKSFNVATVHDNRKREVLTTHVQAKKSGEKTHGKVSVVETDRMPFNKSGHSTNFDTSVTREGGKDKNSSNNTVMVGAVTAALGASALLVKQQDFYKGNENSGTLSKSSNVKGNHQREPDKLEEAVSENDQNNIVTSLAEKAMSVAGPVVPMKEDGGVDQERLVALLADLGQKGGLLKLFGKLALLWGGIRGAVSLTNRLLLFLRLAERPLFQRILGFVGMVLVLWSPVVIPLLPTLMQSWMTNTPSRIAELVCVIGLYTATTILVMLWGRRIRGYEDALQQYGLDLTSSQKIQNFLKGLIGGVVLVLSIHTANALIGCVSLSWPPTPSHLDAITHFKVYGRVLMLAGQGIVTATGVAIVEELVFRSWLPKEIEVDLGYHQGIIISGLAFALFQRSPQVIPGLWLLSLGLAGAYQRSEGSLSIPIGLRAGIMASSFVLQKGGFLTYKSNFPLWVTGAHPFQPFSGVVGFAFALAMATVLYPTQPPRNKKLQRTLRE from the exons ATGACTCTCGCTGCTGCCTCAACTCAACTTCACGCCAATCCCAATCCCCCCTTCCTTCTCTTTTCCAAACGACACATCCAAGTCCGCGAGTTCCGCGTTTTCCGACGCCGAAGGCTCAAGCAAACGACACGTAGTTCGCTCCTCCGTTGTTCCCAGTTCGAGTTCGAAGACCTCTTCCAATCCCTAGTTTCTCGGttcccttccgtcaattccttggAATTCATCGCTCCGGCGCTCGGTTTCGCCGGCGGTTTCGCTCTCCACCGCCACTCCAAGGATCGGCTGAGACATCGAGGCGATTCCGATGTCGGGGAGTGGATTCTCTTCACCAGTCCGACGCCGTTTAGCCGGTTCGTGTTCCTGCGGTGCCCTTCGGTGTCGTTCGCCGGAGGCGAGGACGCGAACGAGAGGCTGGTGAAGGAGGacaggcatttcgtgaggttGAACAAAGGAAGAATTGTAGTGAGGAATGAAATTGAGAGTTGTAGTTTGGAATTGGAGTTTCAGAGAGTTTGTGTGAGTACGGAGGATGGAGGAGTGGTTTCGTTGGATTGGCCGGCGAATTTGGACTTGGAGAAAGAGCATGGATTGGACACCACGTTGTTGCTGATCCCTGGTTCGCCTCAGGGTAGCTTGGACAAGAATGTGAGGTCCTTTGTTGCTGAATCTCTCAACCGCGGTTGTTTTCCGGTCGTCATGAATCCGAGGGGTTGTGCCGGTTCACCTCTCACCACGGCACG GTTATTTACGGCTGCTGACAGCGATGATATCTCCACAGCTATACAGTTCATTAATAAGGCAAGGCCATGGACAACATTGATGGCTGTTGGTTGGGAATATGGTGCAAACATGTTGACAAAGTACTTGGCAGAAGCTGGAGAGAATACACCGCTTACAGCTGCCACATGCATAGACAATCCATTTGACTTAGAAGAGGCTACAAGGTCCTCTCCTTATCACATGGCCATTGATCAGAAGCTCACTGGTGGACTGATAGATATTCTAAGATCTAACAAG GAACTATTTCAAGGCAAAGCAAAAGGGTTTGACGTGGAGAAGGCTTTATTGGCAAAGTCTGTTCGTGATTTTGAAAAAGCAATATCTATGGTATCTTATGGTTTTGAGGTACTAGAAGACTTTTATTCAGAGTCTAGCACAAGAGACGTGGTTGGGAATGTGAAGATTCCTGTTCTCTTTATACAG AATGATGATGGGACGGTGCCACTATTCTCTATCCCACGCGGCTTGATAGCAGAAAATCCATTTACAAGCCTGCTCTTGTGTTCTTGTATGCCCTCTACTGTTGTTGCAAGTGGCACATCTGTAATATCCTGGTGCCAGCAACTTACGATTGAG TGGCTGACAGCAGTGGAGCTGGGATTTCTGAAGGGCCGCCATCCTCTCCTAAAAGATGTGGACGTTACCATCAACCCTTCAAAAGGCTTAGCTCTTGTGGAAAGCAGATCATCTGATAAGAATGATGAGGTTGATAAGCTCTCAGATCTTACTCAGCCAAATGCTTTGAATGGATACTCTGTGGATCCTATAAAGGGTATGCTTGAAGATAGCGACACTGTTGCTAGTTCATGCTTAAGTTCCAGACGAGATTCCCAAGAAAATTTGGAAGCTGAAGATGCAGGCCTGCAAGAAATAGAAAATGGTGCTTTGCAGCAGATTAGCTCTGTTGATTCAGAATTGATCAAAGAGGAGGAAGTCAGCTCAGTAGATGGTGAAAGAGGTCAAGGGCTACAGACAGCACAAGCGGTTATGAATATGCTTGATATAACCATGCCTGGTACTCTAacagaagaaagaaaacagaag GTCTTGACTGCTGTGGATCAAGGAGAAACACTTGTGAAAGCTTTGCAAGATGCTGTGCCAGAAGATGTTCGTGAAAGGCTTACAACTGCTGTAACTGGAATTTTGCATACCCAAGACACAAGCTTAAATTTTAATGGACTTCTTGATGTTTCAACAGGATTGAAGGCCAAGATCCAAGAAAAAGTTGGAATATCAGGTGGAGAAGGTTTAAACACTGACCATCTTTCTTCAGACCAGATAAAAAGGGCTGATGAACTCACAGATAGCTTGAATGACACTCAACCTGGCGTAGACAAACCTACTGGGGATCTAGAATCAGATCCATCTCAATTGACAAGGGGTGATGGAGTTGATATATCTAGTTCAGTCAAGGACACCAGTGAGTCAGGAAATAATGATGAATATGATGAGTCCTCTAAAGAAAAATCTGCTACATATCTTGACAATGGTGAGATTGGATCAGTAACAGATGTTAAGCCTACaattaatgagaaaaaagaCCAGGATGGTGGAATAGCTCAAATAGTGGAAAAAGAGGAGAATAATAACCAGGAAACTGGAGATTCTTCAACTGACCAAGGCAAGGTGGCATCATCCGGTATAACAGAAGAAGTAACTCCTGGGGCCTCCTCTGACACTCAACCTGGCGTAGACAAACCTACTGGGGATCTAGAATCAGATCTATCTCAATCGACAAGGGGTGATGGAGTTGAAAGATCTGGTTCAGTTGAGGACACCAGTGAGTCAGGAAATAACGATGAATATGATGAGTCCTCTAAAGAAAAATCTGCTACATATCTTGACAATGGTGAGATTGGATCAGAAACAGATGTTAAGCCTACaattaatgagaaaaatgaCCAGGATGGTGGAATAGCTCGAATAGAGGAAAAAGAGGAGAATAATAACCAGGAAACTGGAGATTCTTCAACTGACCAAGGCAAGGTGGCATCATCCAGTATAACAGAAGAAGTAACTCCAGGGACCTCCTCTGAGGCTGATGCAATGGGAAATGAAGGTAACGATAATCTGAAGAGAGATAACAAAAGTATGCAGCCTGTTCAGGATCAAACTAATTCTATTATGTCTGATCCTAGTCCCTCCACCTTCAGTGTATCCCAAGCATTTGATACTCTAACAGGGATGGATGATTCCACCCAAGTGGCTGTGAACAGTGTTTTTGGTGTACTAGAAAATATGATAACTCAATTGGAGGAGGGTTCAGATGATGAAAATGGAGACAAGGACAGGAATGACATTAAGGAGAAGAAAACTGATTCTGGTTCCGACCAACATAGCATCATCGATGACCACAAATTggatgaggaagaaaaaaacGAAAATACACAAAGCATTCGGTCTGATAATTTAGATGCTCCTTTTGTATATAATCACCATGAGAATAGCATTCATTCACAGCATGATACAAGAACTGGAAGGGTAGAGGAGGAAACCACACAAAACCTCAATTCCTCTAATGGGAAAAGTATGGATAGGTCTCAGGGTAGTAAGACTAACATCCGTGTTGCTCagtacaaaaatgaaaagaaggatCAATTAGTTGGTAGCAAACTTCTTGCTGATAATCCAGATAAGATTAGACATGTAAATAGTATTCCACTGCACATAACTGCATATCCATATGGGACCTCTTTATACACTGAATATTTACGTAAATATCTTCTTTCAAAGAAGCATACCAAATCACTTGATGTAGATGCAACAACTTCTCTATTGCTTGACTATTTTCCAGAAGAGGGTCAATGGAAGCTGTTGGAGCAACCAGGAAATATTGGAATCTCTACCAGTGATATTGCAACTCATTATGGTGTTGAGAGTCAAGTTGAGGCCCGCTCCTGTGCAAAAGCAAAGGACACAAACAACTTTATTGAACCATCATATGTAATATTTGATACGGAAAAGCAACCAGAACCAGTTGCAGAATATGAAACAATGGACCACATGAATGGGAAAGTTGAAATTAGTGATGATAGATTAGAGGAATTGATGCactttgtgaaaaatattgttataaatTCTTTGAAGGTTGAAGTTGGCCGTAGGCTAAGTGCAGCTGACATGAAGGAAATAATTCTTGCTAGAGAATTGGAACTTGTGGCAAATGCTGTGTCGTTGGCAGTTGGACATGACAAAGAGCATATTCAGCTTGTGGAAGGTAAACGCAGTATTCAATGTACTTCAGAAAAACTTGGTACTCTCCAGGGAGAGCTTATCATTAGGGCCATTTCATCTGCCGTTAAAGACACAAGTTACTTGAGAAAAGTACTCCCAATTGGTGTTACTATAGGATCTAGCTTAGCTGCCTTGAGGAAATCTTTCAATGTAGCTACAGTGCACGATAATAGAAAGAGAGAAGTTCTGACCACGCATGTTCAAGCCAAAAAATCTGGGGAAAAAACTCATGGGAAGGTCAGTGTGGTAGAGACTGATCGAATGCCTTTCAATAAGTCTGGTCATAGTACTAATTTTGACACTTCAGTAACCAGAGAAGGgggaaaagataaaaattctagCAACAATACTGTCATGGTTGGTGCTGTTACAGCTGCCCTAGGGGCGTCTGCTTTATTGGTGAAGCAGCAG GATTTTTACAAAGGCAATGAAAATTCTGGAACTTTATCAAAGTCCTCCAATGTCAAAGGTAATCATCAGAGGGAGCCTGACAAGCTTGAGGAGGCAGTAtctgaaaatgaccaaaataacataGTCACAAGCCTTGCTGAGAAAGCCATGTCAGTTGCTGGTCCTGTGGTACCTATGAAAGAAGATGGTGGAGTGGATCAAGAAAG GCTGGTTGCATTGTTGGCAGATTTGGGTCAAAAAGGTGGCTTGTTGAAGCTATTTGGCAAACTGGCGTTGTTATGGGGTGGTATACGTGGTGCAGTGAGTTTGACTAATAGGCTTCTTTTGTTTCTTCGTCTAGCTGAACGTCCCTTATTCCAGAG GATTCTTGGGTTTGTTGGCATGGTGCTTGTTTTATGGTCACCAGTAGTCATTCCGTTGCTCCCTACACTAATGCAGAGCTGGATGACAAATACTCCCTCTAGAATAGCTGAGCTTGTTTGCGTTATTGGCCTCTACACTGCTACAACAATACTAGTTATGTTATGGGGCAGAAGAATTCGTGGGTATGAGGATGCACTTCAGCAATACGGGTTGGATTTGACATCATCGCAAAAG atacaaaattttttgaagGGCTTGATTGGTGGAGTCGTGCTTGTCTTATCAATACATACTGCAAATGCACTAATTGGTTGTGTGTCTCTCTCTTGGCCTCCTACTCCATCTCATTTGGATGCCATAACACATTTCAAAGTATATGGGCGGGTGCTTATGCTGGCTGGTCAAGGAATTGTAACAGCAACTGGTGTTGCAATTGTGGAAGAATTGGTTTTCAGGTCATGGTTGCCTAAAGAAATTGAAGTGGATCTTGGATATCATCAAGGAATTATAATCTCGGGGCTTGCATTTGCCTTATTCCAGAG GTCTCCACAGGTTATACCCGGGCTATGGCTTTTATCTTTGGGTTTGGCAGGTGCTTATCAAAGAAGCGAAGGCAGTCTCTCCATTCCAATTGGGTTACGTGCAGGAATAATGGCTTCAAGTTTTGTTTTACAAAAGGGTGGCTTTTTAACCTACAAGTCTAACTTTCCTCTTTGGGTAACTGGGGCTCACCCATTCCAACCATTTAGTGGCGTGGTTGGTTTTGCATTTGCTCTAGCAATGGCAACAGTTCTCTATCCAACACAGCCTCCACGAAATAAGAAATTGCAGAGGACCCTTCGGGAATGA
- the LOC126706651 gene encoding auxin-responsive protein SAUR76 — MAKGGKLTKLKSVLKKWNSFSNKQSRHNVSSIACDDDSSCSRDLHPVYVGKSRRRYLVTSDVIDHPLFRELVERSGDSDDDTINVSCEVVLFEHLLWMLDNADPQPESLDELVEFYAC, encoded by the coding sequence atggccaaaGGAGGCAAGCTGACCAAGCTGAAGTCAGTTCTAAAGAAATGGAACTCATTCAGCAACAAACAAAGCCGTCACAACGTGAGCTCCATTGCTTGTGACGATGACTCCTCTTGTAGCAGAGACCTCCACCCCGTCTATGTCGGCAAGTCAAGGCGGCGCTACCTTGTCACCTCCGATGTCATCGACCACCCTCTCTTCAGAGAGCTAGTGGAGAGGTCCGGCGACTCTGATGACGACACAATCAATGTCTCATGTGAGGTCGTTTTGTTCGAGCACTTGCTTTGGATGCTTGACAATGCTGATCCACAGCCAGAGTCTTTGGATGAGCTCGTTGAGTTCTACGCCTGCTGA
- the LOC126707343 gene encoding uncharacterized protein LOC126707343 isoform X2, whose product MAVGWEYGANMLTKYLAEAGENTPLTAATCIDNPFDLEEATRSSPYHMAIDQKLTGGLIDILRSNKELFQGKAKGFDVEKALLAKSVRDFEKAISMVSYGFEVLEDFYSESSTRDVVGNVKIPVLFIQNDDGTVPLFSIPRGLIAENPFTSLLLCSCMPSTVVASGTSVISWCQQLTIEWLTAVELGFLKGRHPLLKDVDVTINPSKGLALVESRSSDKNDEVDKLSDLTQPNALNGYSVDPIKGMLEDSDTVASSCLSSRRDSQENLEAEDAGLQEIENGALQQISSVDSELIKEEEVSSVDGERGQGLQTAQAVMNMLDITMPGTLTEERKQKVLTAVDQGETLVKALQDAVPEDVRERLTTAVTGILHTQDTSLNFNGLLDVSTGLKAKIQEKVGISGGEGLNTDHLSSDQIKRADELTDSLNDTQPGVDKPTGDLESDPSQLTRGDGVDISSSVKDTSESGNNDEYDESSKEKSATYLDNGEIGSVTDVKPTINEKKDQDGGIAQIVEKEENNNQETGDSSTDQGKVASSGITEEVTPGASSDTQPGVDKPTGDLESDLSQSTRGDGVERSGSVEDTSESGNNDEYDESSKEKSATYLDNGEIGSETDVKPTINEKNDQDGGIARIEEKEENNNQETGDSSTDQGKVASSSITEEVTPGTSSEADAMGNEGNDNLKRDNKSMQPVQDQTNSIMSDPSPSTFSVSQAFDTLTGMDDSTQVAVNSVFGVLENMITQLEEGSDDENGDKDRNDIKEKKTDSGSDQHSIIDDHKLDEEEKNENTQSIRSDNLDAPFVYNHHENSIHSQHDTRTGRVEEETTQNLNSSNGKSMDRSQGSKTNIRVAQYKNEKKDQLVGSKLLADNPDKIRHVNSIPLHITAYPYGTSLYTEYLRKYLLSKKHTKSLDVDATTSLLLDYFPEEGQWKLLEQPGNIGISTSDIATHYGVESQVEARSCAKAKDTNNFIEPSYVIFDTEKQPEPVAEYETMDHMNGKVEISDDRLEELMHFVKNIVINSLKVEVGRRLSAADMKEIILARELELVANAVSLAVGHDKEHIQLVEGKRSIQCTSEKLGTLQGELIIRAISSAVKDTSYLRKVLPIGVTIGSSLAALRKSFNVATVHDNRKREVLTTHVQAKKSGEKTHGKVSVVETDRMPFNKSGHSTNFDTSVTREGGKDKNSSNNTVMVGAVTAALGASALLVKQQDFYKGNENSGTLSKSSNVKGNHQREPDKLEEAVSENDQNNIVTSLAEKAMSVAGPVVPMKEDGGVDQERLVALLADLGQKGGLLKLFGKLALLWGGIRGAVSLTNRLLLFLRLAERPLFQRILGFVGMVLVLWSPVVIPLLPTLMQSWMTNTPSRIAELVCVIGLYTATTILVMLWGRRIRGYEDALQQYGLDLTSSQKIQNFLKGLIGGVVLVLSIHTANALIGCVSLSWPPTPSHLDAITHFKVYGRVLMLAGQGIVTATGVAIVEELVFRSWLPKEIEVDLGYHQGIIISGLAFALFQRSPQVIPGLWLLSLGLAGAYQRSEGSLSIPIGLRAGIMASSFVLQKGGFLTYKSNFPLWVTGAHPFQPFSGVVGFAFALAMATVLYPTQPPRNKKLQRTLRE is encoded by the exons ATGGCTGTTGGTTGGGAATATGGTGCAAACATGTTGACAAAGTACTTGGCAGAAGCTGGAGAGAATACACCGCTTACAGCTGCCACATGCATAGACAATCCATTTGACTTAGAAGAGGCTACAAGGTCCTCTCCTTATCACATGGCCATTGATCAGAAGCTCACTGGTGGACTGATAGATATTCTAAGATCTAACAAG GAACTATTTCAAGGCAAAGCAAAAGGGTTTGACGTGGAGAAGGCTTTATTGGCAAAGTCTGTTCGTGATTTTGAAAAAGCAATATCTATGGTATCTTATGGTTTTGAGGTACTAGAAGACTTTTATTCAGAGTCTAGCACAAGAGACGTGGTTGGGAATGTGAAGATTCCTGTTCTCTTTATACAG AATGATGATGGGACGGTGCCACTATTCTCTATCCCACGCGGCTTGATAGCAGAAAATCCATTTACAAGCCTGCTCTTGTGTTCTTGTATGCCCTCTACTGTTGTTGCAAGTGGCACATCTGTAATATCCTGGTGCCAGCAACTTACGATTGAG TGGCTGACAGCAGTGGAGCTGGGATTTCTGAAGGGCCGCCATCCTCTCCTAAAAGATGTGGACGTTACCATCAACCCTTCAAAAGGCTTAGCTCTTGTGGAAAGCAGATCATCTGATAAGAATGATGAGGTTGATAAGCTCTCAGATCTTACTCAGCCAAATGCTTTGAATGGATACTCTGTGGATCCTATAAAGGGTATGCTTGAAGATAGCGACACTGTTGCTAGTTCATGCTTAAGTTCCAGACGAGATTCCCAAGAAAATTTGGAAGCTGAAGATGCAGGCCTGCAAGAAATAGAAAATGGTGCTTTGCAGCAGATTAGCTCTGTTGATTCAGAATTGATCAAAGAGGAGGAAGTCAGCTCAGTAGATGGTGAAAGAGGTCAAGGGCTACAGACAGCACAAGCGGTTATGAATATGCTTGATATAACCATGCCTGGTACTCTAacagaagaaagaaaacagaag GTCTTGACTGCTGTGGATCAAGGAGAAACACTTGTGAAAGCTTTGCAAGATGCTGTGCCAGAAGATGTTCGTGAAAGGCTTACAACTGCTGTAACTGGAATTTTGCATACCCAAGACACAAGCTTAAATTTTAATGGACTTCTTGATGTTTCAACAGGATTGAAGGCCAAGATCCAAGAAAAAGTTGGAATATCAGGTGGAGAAGGTTTAAACACTGACCATCTTTCTTCAGACCAGATAAAAAGGGCTGATGAACTCACAGATAGCTTGAATGACACTCAACCTGGCGTAGACAAACCTACTGGGGATCTAGAATCAGATCCATCTCAATTGACAAGGGGTGATGGAGTTGATATATCTAGTTCAGTCAAGGACACCAGTGAGTCAGGAAATAATGATGAATATGATGAGTCCTCTAAAGAAAAATCTGCTACATATCTTGACAATGGTGAGATTGGATCAGTAACAGATGTTAAGCCTACaattaatgagaaaaaagaCCAGGATGGTGGAATAGCTCAAATAGTGGAAAAAGAGGAGAATAATAACCAGGAAACTGGAGATTCTTCAACTGACCAAGGCAAGGTGGCATCATCCGGTATAACAGAAGAAGTAACTCCTGGGGCCTCCTCTGACACTCAACCTGGCGTAGACAAACCTACTGGGGATCTAGAATCAGATCTATCTCAATCGACAAGGGGTGATGGAGTTGAAAGATCTGGTTCAGTTGAGGACACCAGTGAGTCAGGAAATAACGATGAATATGATGAGTCCTCTAAAGAAAAATCTGCTACATATCTTGACAATGGTGAGATTGGATCAGAAACAGATGTTAAGCCTACaattaatgagaaaaatgaCCAGGATGGTGGAATAGCTCGAATAGAGGAAAAAGAGGAGAATAATAACCAGGAAACTGGAGATTCTTCAACTGACCAAGGCAAGGTGGCATCATCCAGTATAACAGAAGAAGTAACTCCAGGGACCTCCTCTGAGGCTGATGCAATGGGAAATGAAGGTAACGATAATCTGAAGAGAGATAACAAAAGTATGCAGCCTGTTCAGGATCAAACTAATTCTATTATGTCTGATCCTAGTCCCTCCACCTTCAGTGTATCCCAAGCATTTGATACTCTAACAGGGATGGATGATTCCACCCAAGTGGCTGTGAACAGTGTTTTTGGTGTACTAGAAAATATGATAACTCAATTGGAGGAGGGTTCAGATGATGAAAATGGAGACAAGGACAGGAATGACATTAAGGAGAAGAAAACTGATTCTGGTTCCGACCAACATAGCATCATCGATGACCACAAATTggatgaggaagaaaaaaacGAAAATACACAAAGCATTCGGTCTGATAATTTAGATGCTCCTTTTGTATATAATCACCATGAGAATAGCATTCATTCACAGCATGATACAAGAACTGGAAGGGTAGAGGAGGAAACCACACAAAACCTCAATTCCTCTAATGGGAAAAGTATGGATAGGTCTCAGGGTAGTAAGACTAACATCCGTGTTGCTCagtacaaaaatgaaaagaaggatCAATTAGTTGGTAGCAAACTTCTTGCTGATAATCCAGATAAGATTAGACATGTAAATAGTATTCCACTGCACATAACTGCATATCCATATGGGACCTCTTTATACACTGAATATTTACGTAAATATCTTCTTTCAAAGAAGCATACCAAATCACTTGATGTAGATGCAACAACTTCTCTATTGCTTGACTATTTTCCAGAAGAGGGTCAATGGAAGCTGTTGGAGCAACCAGGAAATATTGGAATCTCTACCAGTGATATTGCAACTCATTATGGTGTTGAGAGTCAAGTTGAGGCCCGCTCCTGTGCAAAAGCAAAGGACACAAACAACTTTATTGAACCATCATATGTAATATTTGATACGGAAAAGCAACCAGAACCAGTTGCAGAATATGAAACAATGGACCACATGAATGGGAAAGTTGAAATTAGTGATGATAGATTAGAGGAATTGATGCactttgtgaaaaatattgttataaatTCTTTGAAGGTTGAAGTTGGCCGTAGGCTAAGTGCAGCTGACATGAAGGAAATAATTCTTGCTAGAGAATTGGAACTTGTGGCAAATGCTGTGTCGTTGGCAGTTGGACATGACAAAGAGCATATTCAGCTTGTGGAAGGTAAACGCAGTATTCAATGTACTTCAGAAAAACTTGGTACTCTCCAGGGAGAGCTTATCATTAGGGCCATTTCATCTGCCGTTAAAGACACAAGTTACTTGAGAAAAGTACTCCCAATTGGTGTTACTATAGGATCTAGCTTAGCTGCCTTGAGGAAATCTTTCAATGTAGCTACAGTGCACGATAATAGAAAGAGAGAAGTTCTGACCACGCATGTTCAAGCCAAAAAATCTGGGGAAAAAACTCATGGGAAGGTCAGTGTGGTAGAGACTGATCGAATGCCTTTCAATAAGTCTGGTCATAGTACTAATTTTGACACTTCAGTAACCAGAGAAGGgggaaaagataaaaattctagCAACAATACTGTCATGGTTGGTGCTGTTACAGCTGCCCTAGGGGCGTCTGCTTTATTGGTGAAGCAGCAG GATTTTTACAAAGGCAATGAAAATTCTGGAACTTTATCAAAGTCCTCCAATGTCAAAGGTAATCATCAGAGGGAGCCTGACAAGCTTGAGGAGGCAGTAtctgaaaatgaccaaaataacataGTCACAAGCCTTGCTGAGAAAGCCATGTCAGTTGCTGGTCCTGTGGTACCTATGAAAGAAGATGGTGGAGTGGATCAAGAAAG GCTGGTTGCATTGTTGGCAGATTTGGGTCAAAAAGGTGGCTTGTTGAAGCTATTTGGCAAACTGGCGTTGTTATGGGGTGGTATACGTGGTGCAGTGAGTTTGACTAATAGGCTTCTTTTGTTTCTTCGTCTAGCTGAACGTCCCTTATTCCAGAG GATTCTTGGGTTTGTTGGCATGGTGCTTGTTTTATGGTCACCAGTAGTCATTCCGTTGCTCCCTACACTAATGCAGAGCTGGATGACAAATACTCCCTCTAGAATAGCTGAGCTTGTTTGCGTTATTGGCCTCTACACTGCTACAACAATACTAGTTATGTTATGGGGCAGAAGAATTCGTGGGTATGAGGATGCACTTCAGCAATACGGGTTGGATTTGACATCATCGCAAAAG atacaaaattttttgaagGGCTTGATTGGTGGAGTCGTGCTTGTCTTATCAATACATACTGCAAATGCACTAATTGGTTGTGTGTCTCTCTCTTGGCCTCCTACTCCATCTCATTTGGATGCCATAACACATTTCAAAGTATATGGGCGGGTGCTTATGCTGGCTGGTCAAGGAATTGTAACAGCAACTGGTGTTGCAATTGTGGAAGAATTGGTTTTCAGGTCATGGTTGCCTAAAGAAATTGAAGTGGATCTTGGATATCATCAAGGAATTATAATCTCGGGGCTTGCATTTGCCTTATTCCAGAG GTCTCCACAGGTTATACCCGGGCTATGGCTTTTATCTTTGGGTTTGGCAGGTGCTTATCAAAGAAGCGAAGGCAGTCTCTCCATTCCAATTGGGTTACGTGCAGGAATAATGGCTTCAAGTTTTGTTTTACAAAAGGGTGGCTTTTTAACCTACAAGTCTAACTTTCCTCTTTGGGTAACTGGGGCTCACCCATTCCAACCATTTAGTGGCGTGGTTGGTTTTGCATTTGCTCTAGCAATGGCAACAGTTCTCTATCCAACACAGCCTCCACGAAATAAGAAATTGCAGAGGACCCTTCGGGAATGA